The Oncorhynchus clarkii lewisi isolate Uvic-CL-2024 chromosome 29, UVic_Ocla_1.0, whole genome shotgun sequence genome contains a region encoding:
- the LOC139388676 gene encoding uncharacterized protein isoform X2, which produces MDHFGHPLFRLSPSLRAEAVPQTLGHSDSFRLDEHLGVSRNVEEILDYWRLDPVCSPGGSKTGAGDPELLPVGNKTPTAMMDVPVFTLASQIDLSNGGVTCKPCDVKKVPTETKCSALTSLHIRSKEKQQSESSKKSELDLSQCKSEIMSECPEMKVEDPIWSYYYQIESGMTPVKKESLENATVAVKTKNEVDSEMKVEDPIWACYFAEQEKGVPNVERKTYAAHVKEEPVDIEIPFSFALGSSSAENGVQLTLTDRCDQDGNGGLNAVKPAEEQGVKNSTETYYVKREMVDIKNEDPIWANFHLNEVKDLKPKYDNLVSLLPSMIEDNHQPPIFKKLLSLRTESTQPIHMVNVSMPAITGGQECTMTSDPKGSSQPISHQPSKKKRLECEPGDKSLASNSTQANTNQRSHNKPQQQDGTPGFCTSTHSHHTDISQSDLGSQSNTTDRSLPMPGIKHLPQTSNIYNQFKPYTTAKEIVNTCQLCGKSIASHKLSAEAVKGPGQTDTTRPWTCCVCKATYKGHGTWVFHRQKHISGLKCLECGKCFKTQHSLDVHSKTHSKERPFSCEECGKTYRTLSLRNAHIYSCHKTPNHACQECGKSFRQRAHLHIHMNIHTGNRPYQCAECEAAFKSPSALYTHKTIHTGEKPFVCPLCGMRFRLNAFLTVHLNTHTTTKRKLHNKSGKRQSKREQSDSEETSDSLSDSDTLSDATPQTPTSRETRSQRKSKQVEN; this is translated from the coding sequence ATGGACCACTTTGGACATCCTCTTTTTCGTCTGAGCCCGTCATTGAGAGCTGAGGCTGTGCCGCAGACGCTGGGACATTCAGACAGTTTCAGACTAGACGAGCATCTGGGTGTGTCTCGGAATGTTGAGGAGATCCTGGACTATTGGAGACTGGACCCTGTTTGTAGTCCTGGAGGTTCAAAGACAGGAGCTGGAGATCCAGAGCTATTACCAGTCGGTAACAAGACACCAACAGCTATGATGGATGTTCCTGTGTTTACTCTAGCCTCACAAATAGATCTGTCCAATGGAGGAGTAACATGTAAGCCATGTGATGTTAAGAAAGTACCTACAGAGACCAAATGCAGTGCATTGACCTCCCTTCACATTAGATCCAAAGAGAAGCAGCAGTCAGAGTCTAGTAAAAAGAGTGAATTGGATTTATCTCAGTGTAAAAGTGAGATTATGTCTGAATGTCCTGAGATGAAAGTTGAGGATCCTATTTGGTCATATTATTATCAGATTGAATCCGGCATGACTCCAGTTAAAAAAGAGTCCCTAGAAAATGCTACTGTAGCTGTCAAAACCAAAAATGAAGTTGATTCTGAAATGAAAGTTGAGGATCCTATTTGGGCATGTTATTTTGCAGAACAGGAAAAAGGGGTGCCTAATGTTGAAAGGAAAACATATGCTGCACATGTGAAAGAAGAACCTGTAGATATTGAGATTCCATTTAGCTTTGCTCTTGGTTCATCTTCAGCGGAAAACGGTGTTCAGCTGACTCTGACTGACAGATGTGATCAAGATGGAAACGGGGGCCTAAATGCAGTGAAACCTGCCGAAGAACAAGGTGTGAAAAACTCTACAGAAACTTACTATGTGAAACGGGAAATGGTGGACATCAAAAATGAAGATCCCATATGGGCTAATTTTCACCTGAATGAAGTAAAGGATTTGAAGCCAAAATATGATAATTTAGTATCTCTACTTCCGTCAATGATAGAAGACAACCATCAGCCACCAATCTTCAAGAAATTGCTATCATTGAGGACTGAGAGTACGCAACCCATCCATATGGTCAACGTATCAATGCCTGCAATCACAGGAGGGCAGGAATGCACTATGACCTCTGACCCAAAAGGCTCTTCTCAGCCCATTTCACACCAGCCCAGCAAAAAGAAAAGGTTGGAGTGCGAGCCTGGTGACAAATCACTGGCCTCTAACTCAACACAGGCAAATACAAACCAGAGATCACATAATAAGCCACAGCAGCAAGATGGAACACCAGGCTTTTGTACATCTACTCATTCTCATCATACAGACATTTCCCAGTCAGACCTGGGTTCTCAGTCAAATACGACAGACCGCTCATTACCAATGCCAGGTATTAAACATCTGCCTCAAACATCAAACATCTACAACCAATTTAAACCATATACTACTGCAAAAGAAATTGTAAATACCTGCCAACTATGTGGGAAATCCATTGCTTCCCATAAACTGTCAGCAGAGGCTGTAAAAGGacccggacagacagacacaactaGACCCTGGACATGTTGTGTATGTAAAGCAACATATAAAGGCCATGGAACGTGGGTGTTTCACCGACAAAAACACATTAGTGGCTTAAAATGCCTtgagtgtggaaagtgttttaaAACACAACATAGCTTGGATGTTCATAGTAAGACACATTCTAAGGAAAGGCCTTTCTCTTGTGAGGAGTGCGGCAAGACCTATCGCACTCTCAGCCTTCGCAACGCACACATTTACAGTTGTCACAAAACTCCCAACCATGCCTGTCAGGAGTGTGGCAAGAGTTTTAGGCAAAGAGCCCATCTACACATTCACATGAACATACACACAGGAAATAGACCTTATCAGTGTGCAGAATGCGAGGCTGCCTTCAAGTCGCCCTCCGCGCTGTATACGCACAAGACTATTCACACAGGTGAGAAGCCCTTTGTCTGCCCTCTGTGTGGCATGCGTTTCCGCCTCAATGCCTTCCTCACTgtccacctgaacacacacactaccaccaaaAGAAAACTGCACAATAAGTCAGGGAAAAGACAATCGAAGAGGGAGCAGTCAGACTCTGAAGAGACCTCAGACTCCCTCTCTGACTCAGACACCCTCTCTGACGCCACCCCTCAAACCCCCACCTCTAGAGAGACCAGGAGTCAGAGGAAATCGAAGCAGGTGGAAAACTGA
- the LOC139388676 gene encoding uncharacterized protein isoform X1, which yields MERWQCGKPNPIKGEDTAVNVENQSNISGGGDSHQELQMDHFGHPLFRLSPSLRAEAVPQTLGHSDSFRLDEHLGVSRNVEEILDYWRLDPVCSPGGSKTGAGDPELLPVGNKTPTAMMDVPVFTLASQIDLSNGGVTCKPCDVKKVPTETKCSALTSLHIRSKEKQQSESSKKSELDLSQCKSEIMSECPEMKVEDPIWSYYYQIESGMTPVKKESLENATVAVKTKNEVDSEMKVEDPIWACYFAEQEKGVPNVERKTYAAHVKEEPVDIEIPFSFALGSSSAENGVQLTLTDRCDQDGNGGLNAVKPAEEQGVKNSTETYYVKREMVDIKNEDPIWANFHLNEVKDLKPKYDNLVSLLPSMIEDNHQPPIFKKLLSLRTESTQPIHMVNVSMPAITGGQECTMTSDPKGSSQPISHQPSKKKRLECEPGDKSLASNSTQANTNQRSHNKPQQQDGTPGFCTSTHSHHTDISQSDLGSQSNTTDRSLPMPGIKHLPQTSNIYNQFKPYTTAKEIVNTCQLCGKSIASHKLSAEAVKGPGQTDTTRPWTCCVCKATYKGHGTWVFHRQKHISGLKCLECGKCFKTQHSLDVHSKTHSKERPFSCEECGKTYRTLSLRNAHIYSCHKTPNHACQECGKSFRQRAHLHIHMNIHTGNRPYQCAECEAAFKSPSALYTHKTIHTGEKPFVCPLCGMRFRLNAFLTVHLNTHTTTKRKLHNKSGKRQSKREQSDSEETSDSLSDSDTLSDATPQTPTSRETRSQRKSKQVEN from the exons ATGGAAAGATGGCAGTGTGGGAAGCCTAACCCTATAAAAG GTGAGGACACTGCTGTAAATGTTGAGAACCAGAGTAATATCTCTGGAGGAGGTGATTCCCATCAGGAACTACAGATGGACCACTTTGGACATCCTCTTTTTCGTCTGAGCCCGTCATTGAGAGCTGAGGCTGTGCCGCAGACGCTGGGACATTCAGACAGTTTCAGACTAGACGAGCATCTGGGTGTGTCTCGGAATGTTGAGGAGATCCTGGACTATTGGAGACTGGACCCTGTTTGTAGTCCTGGAGGTTCAAAGACAGGAGCTGGAGATCCAGAGCTATTACCAGTCGGTAACAAGACACCAACAGCTATGATGGATGTTCCTGTGTTTACTCTAGCCTCACAAATAGATCTGTCCAATGGAGGAGTAACATGTAAGCCATGTGATGTTAAGAAAGTACCTACAGAGACCAAATGCAGTGCATTGACCTCCCTTCACATTAGATCCAAAGAGAAGCAGCAGTCAGAGTCTAGTAAAAAGAGTGAATTGGATTTATCTCAGTGTAAAAGTGAGATTATGTCTGAATGTCCTGAGATGAAAGTTGAGGATCCTATTTGGTCATATTATTATCAGATTGAATCCGGCATGACTCCAGTTAAAAAAGAGTCCCTAGAAAATGCTACTGTAGCTGTCAAAACCAAAAATGAAGTTGATTCTGAAATGAAAGTTGAGGATCCTATTTGGGCATGTTATTTTGCAGAACAGGAAAAAGGGGTGCCTAATGTTGAAAGGAAAACATATGCTGCACATGTGAAAGAAGAACCTGTAGATATTGAGATTCCATTTAGCTTTGCTCTTGGTTCATCTTCAGCGGAAAACGGTGTTCAGCTGACTCTGACTGACAGATGTGATCAAGATGGAAACGGGGGCCTAAATGCAGTGAAACCTGCCGAAGAACAAGGTGTGAAAAACTCTACAGAAACTTACTATGTGAAACGGGAAATGGTGGACATCAAAAATGAAGATCCCATATGGGCTAATTTTCACCTGAATGAAGTAAAGGATTTGAAGCCAAAATATGATAATTTAGTATCTCTACTTCCGTCAATGATAGAAGACAACCATCAGCCACCAATCTTCAAGAAATTGCTATCATTGAGGACTGAGAGTACGCAACCCATCCATATGGTCAACGTATCAATGCCTGCAATCACAGGAGGGCAGGAATGCACTATGACCTCTGACCCAAAAGGCTCTTCTCAGCCCATTTCACACCAGCCCAGCAAAAAGAAAAGGTTGGAGTGCGAGCCTGGTGACAAATCACTGGCCTCTAACTCAACACAGGCAAATACAAACCAGAGATCACATAATAAGCCACAGCAGCAAGATGGAACACCAGGCTTTTGTACATCTACTCATTCTCATCATACAGACATTTCCCAGTCAGACCTGGGTTCTCAGTCAAATACGACAGACCGCTCATTACCAATGCCAGGTATTAAACATCTGCCTCAAACATCAAACATCTACAACCAATTTAAACCATATACTACTGCAAAAGAAATTGTAAATACCTGCCAACTATGTGGGAAATCCATTGCTTCCCATAAACTGTCAGCAGAGGCTGTAAAAGGacccggacagacagacacaactaGACCCTGGACATGTTGTGTATGTAAAGCAACATATAAAGGCCATGGAACGTGGGTGTTTCACCGACAAAAACACATTAGTGGCTTAAAATGCCTtgagtgtggaaagtgttttaaAACACAACATAGCTTGGATGTTCATAGTAAGACACATTCTAAGGAAAGGCCTTTCTCTTGTGAGGAGTGCGGCAAGACCTATCGCACTCTCAGCCTTCGCAACGCACACATTTACAGTTGTCACAAAACTCCCAACCATGCCTGTCAGGAGTGTGGCAAGAGTTTTAGGCAAAGAGCCCATCTACACATTCACATGAACATACACACAGGAAATAGACCTTATCAGTGTGCAGAATGCGAGGCTGCCTTCAAGTCGCCCTCCGCGCTGTATACGCACAAGACTATTCACACAGGTGAGAAGCCCTTTGTCTGCCCTCTGTGTGGCATGCGTTTCCGCCTCAATGCCTTCCTCACTgtccacctgaacacacacactaccaccaaaAGAAAACTGCACAATAAGTCAGGGAAAAGACAATCGAAGAGGGAGCAGTCAGACTCTGAAGAGACCTCAGACTCCCTCTCTGACTCAGACACCCTCTCTGACGCCACCCCTCAAACCCCCACCTCTAGAGAGACCAGGAGTCAGAGGAAATCGAAGCAGGTGGAAAACTGA